Proteins encoded in a region of the Mercenaria mercenaria strain notata chromosome 1, MADL_Memer_1, whole genome shotgun sequence genome:
- the LOC123529629 gene encoding uncharacterized protein LOC123529629 produces the protein MSARFKNLFIGCFSLFLIFCVLIGLRTNTFGNSKLHFGPAVWLRPIVYPNLEETQQPSMNLSKAEKGPNIKISKGQKLFATGSQRLNDTKHKIVQGTRKKYYPKVQVTNVVGRLGNASSDGSVNCSKKKVKLSQTVLPITGLVSFPGSGNTWTRHLIQQMTGLGTSSVYCDEGLRTRGFPYECHRDRAKTLVVKTHEGRHFNLFKKIVLLVRNPYDALLSYANFAKAGHTGHPSKQVLIQASTKMFEHSLKWYVNLTRNTIRKFKGPVHVVQYERLQSDMARELRKLATFFNLSVSDKDIDCTVKLQEGNFHRKTNEAKHIELLHTVYTKEKLLRLREAARYSEKLLKDAYSVDIDLGGKTEKLLFQTS, from the exons ATGTCTGCGAGATTTAAAAACTTGTTCATAGGatgcttttctttatttttgatattttgtgttttaatagGTTTACGCACAAATACTTTCGGAAATAGCAAGTTACATTTTGGGCCAGCAGTATGGTTAAGACCGATTGTTTATCCAAATTTAGAAGAAACGCAACAACCTTCAATGAATTTAAGTAAAGCAGAAAAGGGTCCGAATATAAAAATATCGAAAGGGCAGAAGCTGTTTGCAACGGGGAGTCAAAGATTAAATGATACGAAACACAAAATTGTTCAAGGTACAAGAAAGAAATACTATCCGAAAGTACAGGTCACGAATGTTGTTGGCAGACTAGGTAATGCCAGTTCGGACGGATCTGTAAACTGTAGCAAGAAGAAAGTGAAGTTATCTCAAACAGTGCTACCTATAACTGGTCTGGTCAGTTTTCCAGGATCTGGAAATACGTGGACCCGGCACCTCATACAACAGATGACAG GGCTTGGAACATCCAGTGTGTACTGTGACGAAGGATTAAGAACGCGGGGTTTCCCGTATGAATGTCACCGTGACAGGGCTAAGACTTTGGTGGTGAAGACGCATGAAGGAAGACATTTTAACCTTTTCAAAAAGATAGTGCTGCTTGTGAGGAATCCATACGATGCCCTATTGTCGTATGCAAACTTTGCAAAGGCTGGACACACAGGCCATCCATCAAAACAAGTCTTGATTCAAG CCAGCACCAAAATGTTCGAGCACTCTTTGAAATGGTATGTTAACCTGACCAGGAACACCATAAGAAAGTTCAAAGGACCTGTGCATGTTGTACAGTATGAAAGACTTCAAAGTGACATGGCACGTGAGCTGAGAAAGCTTGCCACATTCTTTAATCTAAGTGTCTCTGATAAAGATATAGATTGTACAGTTAAACTTCAGGAGGGTAATTTTCATCGTAAAACAAACGAAGCAAAACATATAGAACTTCTACATACTGTTTACACGAAGGAAAAACTTTTACGTCTACGAGAGGCGGCACGGTATTCAGAGAAACTTTTAAAAGATGCATATAGTGTAGATATTGACTTAGGTGGTAAAACTGAAAAACTGCTTTTCCAGACGTCCTAA